From Pleurocapsa sp. PCC 7319:
CCAGCAGACTCGTCAGCATCTGATGCACCCATCAATAGTGCCAGCACTTCAAAAGTATTTACCTCTACTGCATCACCAGTAATTGCCTGATGAGAAAGTTGGTTGACCGCATCAATACCTTGATACAGGCGATCGCATAATTCAGGGGTGATTTCACCTTTTCCAGCTTTGATTCCTTCAACACAGTCTTCAAGCTGATGCACCAACATCTCTATATCGTTTAACCCCAGCATCCGGGAATCTCCCTTAAGGGTATGAGCCTCTCGCAAAAATTCGTCAATTGATGAAACATCCTGGGGATTTTTCTCCAAGATCATTAACTCGGATTCCAGCTTTTGTAGGTGTTCTCTACTGGAAGTTTTATAAAGCTCTCTTAGCTCTTCGTCTTCTATAATCATAAGTTGTTAATAGTAATAATTAAGAGTGCCGATGGAATCAGAGGAGTTGGGCAATGTCAGATTCCCAGAGAATAATTTAGCAATTAAATAATCGCTTTTAATTTCTCTGCAAAGTCTTGAAGTTGAGTAGCTGAAGTTTTGACCTGAGTGATACCTACAGCAGTATCCTGAGCATCAAGGTTAATCGCATTAATCGTAGACATAATATCTTGAATACTAACCGCTTGTTGTTTAGTGTTCTGGAAAATTTCTTGACTGTTGGAAAATATATTATTGATAGAATTTTTTACATTAACGAAAGTCTGTGCTGTATCCTCTGCTAGTTGGATACTTGTCTCCGCAGTTTTCTTGCCTTCATCTGTTACCATTACTGCGCTATTCATCGCAGCTTGAATTTCAGCAACCAAATTGTTGATTGTATTTGCTGAGCTGCGACTTTCATCTGCTAATTTGCGAATTTCATCTGCTACTACTCCAAAACCTTTACCTTCCTCACCGACACGAGCCGCCTCAACTGAAGCTCTCAGAGCTAGGATATTAGTCTGGTTCGCTACATCTTCTACAAGCTCAGATATAGTTGATATCTGACCTGTTTGTTCGCTCAGGTTCATAATTTGTTCGGCAATTTCTCTAACTCTCATTTTGAGGTTTTCCATACCGGTTAAGGTTTGTTGGATAGTTTGAGATCCATTTTCAGCCAAAGATAAAGCTTCACTAGCACCAGCTGCGGAATCTTCTGCTCGTTGAGCTGATTCTTTGGAACTAAACCCTAGCCGATCTATGGTGACTGTAGTGTTATTAACTGCGCTTGCCTGTTGTGAAATAATTTCTTCTTGTCTGTCGACTGTAGCAGACATTTCTGTCGACGTTTGGGAAATTAGTGTTTCCAGATCGTTAATTGCTTGAATATATTTTTGCGTTCTCCGTAAAACTAAAATCCAGGCAAATAATAAAATACTAAATCCGATAGCAATTGTAGTTAATCCGGAAAAGGTCAACCGCGATTTATTTTGAACAATTGTTTGTACATAATTTCTGAGAGCATTGGTAGTTTTTTCTAATCCTTCAGCATATATTGCTTTTTGCTGTTCATACTCAGAACTTAAAAGCAGACTTGTTGCTTCCTCGAGCTTGCCTTGATTGATTAACTCAAAAGCTCGATCTTCCATCGCAATCAGCTTGTTATTAGCTTCATCGGTTTGAGAAATCGCATCTTTATTCTCAAATATACTTGGTACAAGTGCTTCTGTTTCTGCTATGGCATTATCTAATTGAGGAACAAAATCTAAATAACGTTTTTCCCATCGTTTATCTCCAGTGGTAGCAGCCAAACGTGCACTAGACGATAACACTTCATCCAGATAGGTAATTTGATTACTCAGATTGAGAATTTTAAACTCCCGAGTTTCTAATAGTTTAAAAGAATTGTATAAATCTAAAATATACCAAGCCATGCCGCCACAAAGGGCAAAGGTAAGAATAATCGGAATTAAGAGAATTTTGAAATATCCAGAACTTTTAGATTTACTGGATGTAATTAGATTTTGATTAATTGATTCGGACATTTGCTACTCCAAGTATACTGAGGAATTATGATTAAACAATAGTTCTTAAATCATTAGCCGCTTGTTTTAGCTGGACTGTAGACGTTTTTACCTCACCCATATCAGCGGCTGTATCCATTGCACCTAGGTTAAGAGCATTAACCGCAGCTAAAATTTCTTGAATGTCAACTGCCTGTCGTTTTGCTGCTTCAGAAATTTCTGAGGTATTGGTAAACACATTGTTAATGGCATTTTTTACCCCAATAAAGGACTCTGCTGTACCCAACGCCAGCTCAATACTGGATTCTGCGGTTTTCTTTCCTTCGTCTGTTACCATCACCGCACTATTCATCGCCGCTTGTACATCTGTGACCAAATTATTGATTTTGTCGGCTGATTGACGACTTTGGTCTGCTAACTTCCGAATTTCCCCGGCAACCACCCTAAAACCTTTACCTTGTTCTCCTGCGTGAGCAGCCTCAACTGCTGCGTTCAAAGCTAGCATATTCGTCTGGTTTGCTAAGTTTCTCACTAGTTCTGATACACCAGCAATTTGCTCAGTTTGTTCACTCAGGTTGATGATTTGTTCGGCAATTTCTCTTACCCTTTCTTTGAGACTTTCCATACCTACCCTAGTTTGTTCTACTGTTTGCGCTCCAGTTTCTGCTAGGGAGAGGGCGGTATTGGCACTTTTGGCCGATTCTTCTGCCTGAATTGCTGAACGTCTAGAAGTTTCACCCAAGGAATCCACCGTAGAAGTGGTTTGACTAACGGAACTGGCCTGTTCATTGGCTACTG
This genomic window contains:
- a CDS encoding methyl-accepting chemotaxis protein, with the translated sequence MSESINQNLITSSKSKSSGYFKILLIPIILTFALCGGMAWYILDLYNSFKLLETREFKILNLSNQITYLDEVLSSSARLAATTGDKRWEKRYLDFVPQLDNAIAETEALVPSIFENKDAISQTDEANNKLIAMEDRAFELINQGKLEEATSLLLSSEYEQQKAIYAEGLEKTTNALRNYVQTIVQNKSRLTFSGLTTIAIGFSILLFAWILVLRRTQKYIQAINDLETLISQTSTEMSATVDRQEEIISQQASAVNNTTVTIDRLGFSSKESAQRAEDSAAGASEALSLAENGSQTIQQTLTGMENLKMRVREIAEQIMNLSEQTGQISTISELVEDVANQTNILALRASVEAARVGEEGKGFGVVADEIRKLADESRSSANTINNLVAEIQAAMNSAVMVTDEGKKTAETSIQLAEDTAQTFVNVKNSINNIFSNSQEIFQNTKQQAVSIQDIMSTINAINLDAQDTAVGITQVKTSATQLQDFAEKLKAII
- a CDS encoding methyl-accepting chemotaxis protein, yielding MKIGTQLTAGAIGIGLIVVANSGIIFLEATGQEAKVINQSGVVRGGTQRSIKLELANNPNDQLINRLDNLIQGLINGSEELGLPKATDAGYLAAMQEVDNEWQEIKRIILQFRNNPNESTRQALLQESEKLFEITNAAVNTAEDYEARGSERLKVIEIIVTTLSIAIVVGIIAGSRRITSTLDQFTNTIATSSEEIASKVETQETVANEQASSVSQTTSTVDSLGETSRRSAIQAEESAKSANTALSLAETGAQTVEQTRVGMESLKERVREIAEQIINLSEQTEQIAGVSELVRNLANQTNMLALNAAVEAAHAGEQGKGFRVVAGEIRKLADQSRQSADKINNLVTDVQAAMNSAVMVTDEGKKTAESSIELALGTAESFIGVKNAINNVFTNTSEISEAAKRQAVDIQEILAAVNALNLGAMDTAADMGEVKTSTVQLKQAANDLRTIV